Proteins encoded within one genomic window of Bacteroides sedimenti:
- a CDS encoding polyprenyl synthetase family protein: MDRLSQIKSPINTDLEQFKELFHTSLDNSNPLLKEVLSHIKQRKGKMMRPILVLLIARLLGKVTSSTLHAAVSLELLHTASLVHDDVVDESSERRGQASVNAIYNNKVSILVGDYLLATCLYQAAFSNNNEIIKVVSQLGQDLSEGELLQLSNVSNTEISESVYFDVIRKKTAALFAACTQTAALSADATPEQLEMARLFGEYTGICFQIKDDIFDYFDDREVGKPTGNDMREGKLTLPAIHAINHSDDFSVKEMAVKIKAGTATVEEITGMINYTKKNMGIEYATQVMMDYHSKAISLLADFPDSEIKRSLVDYLDYVVDRKK, translated from the coding sequence ATGGACAGATTATCTCAGATTAAGTCTCCTATAAACACAGATTTAGAGCAGTTCAAAGAGCTCTTTCATACTTCGTTGGATAATTCGAATCCCTTATTGAAAGAGGTGCTTTCGCATATCAAACAACGAAAAGGGAAGATGATGCGTCCAATTTTGGTTTTACTGATTGCTCGTTTGTTAGGAAAAGTAACCAGCTCGACACTGCATGCCGCAGTTTCTTTAGAGCTTCTTCACACAGCCAGTCTGGTTCATGATGATGTGGTTGATGAGAGCTCCGAACGTCGAGGACAGGCATCTGTAAACGCAATCTATAACAATAAGGTATCTATTCTTGTAGGAGATTATCTGCTTGCCACCTGTCTTTATCAAGCTGCCTTCTCTAATAATAACGAGATAATTAAAGTGGTTTCGCAGCTGGGACAAGATTTATCAGAAGGGGAGTTGCTTCAACTTTCTAATGTAAGTAATACCGAAATATCAGAATCTGTCTATTTTGATGTAATCCGCAAAAAAACAGCAGCTCTATTCGCTGCATGTACACAAACTGCTGCCCTGTCGGCCGATGCTACTCCAGAGCAACTGGAAATGGCTCGTTTGTTTGGTGAATATACCGGAATTTGTTTCCAGATTAAAGACGATATCTTTGATTATTTCGATGATAGAGAGGTAGGGAAACCTACGGGAAATGATATGCGTGAAGGAAAACTTACATTGCCTGCTATTCATGCAATCAATCACTCTGACGATTTTTCAGTAAAGGAGATGGCTGTAAAGATTAAAGCCGGCACAGCTACGGTCGAAGAAATAACCGGAATGATCAATTATACGAAAAAGAACATGGGTATTGAATATGCAACGCAGGTAATGATGGATTACCATTCAAAAGCAATCAGCTTACTGGCTGATTTCCCAGATTCCGAAATAAAACGTTCTTTGGTCGATTATCTGGATTACGTGGTTGATCGAAAGAAATAA
- the deoC gene encoding deoxyribose-phosphate aldolase, with amino-acid sequence MENNEAEKTKYEIALEKYNTDLSDNDIKAKVAALIEKNLAKNNTEEVKRFLFHCIDLTSLNTTDSTESILSFTEKVNRFADEFGDMENVAAICVYPNMAQVVNDSLEADDVKIAAVSGGFPSSQTFIEVKIAETAMAIMEGANEIDIVIPVGKFLSGDYEDMCDEIQELKDTCKENTLKVILETGALESASNIKKASILSMYAGADFIKTSTGKQQPAATPEAAYVMCEAIKEYYDLTGNKIGFKPAGGINSVQDALVYYSIVKEILGEEWLTNELFRLGTSRLANLLLSDIKGEEVKFF; translated from the coding sequence ATGGAAAATAACGAAGCTGAAAAAACCAAGTATGAAATTGCTCTGGAAAAGTACAATACTGACCTTAGCGACAACGATATCAAAGCAAAAGTGGCCGCACTGATTGAGAAGAATCTGGCCAAAAACAATACAGAGGAGGTGAAGAGATTTCTCTTTCACTGCATAGACCTCACCTCATTGAACACTACAGACAGCACAGAAAGCATTCTTTCCTTTACTGAAAAGGTTAATAGATTCGCAGATGAATTCGGTGATATGGAGAACGTGGCTGCAATCTGTGTTTATCCAAATATGGCGCAAGTAGTTAACGATTCACTGGAAGCTGATGACGTAAAAATAGCTGCTGTAAGCGGAGGATTCCCCTCCTCTCAGACCTTCATTGAGGTGAAAATTGCAGAGACGGCAATGGCAATTATGGAAGGAGCCAACGAAATTGATATCGTAATTCCGGTAGGCAAATTCTTGAGTGGCGATTACGAAGATATGTGCGACGAGATACAGGAACTGAAAGACACTTGCAAGGAAAATACCCTGAAAGTAATCCTTGAAACTGGTGCTTTGGAAAGCGCATCCAACATTAAAAAAGCATCTATCCTCTCCATGTATGCCGGTGCCGATTTCATTAAGACTTCGACCGGAAAGCAGCAACCTGCCGCAACTCCCGAAGCTGCTTATGTAATGTGCGAGGCAATCAAGGAATATTATGATTTAACCGGCAATAAAATCGGTTTTAAGCCCGCTGGAGGTATTAACAGTGTACAGGATGCACTCGTGTACTATTCAATCGTAAAAGAGATCCTGGGCGAAGAATGGCTAACCAATGAGCTCTTCCGTCTTGGAACCAGCCGTCTGGCAAACCTACTGCTTTCAGACATCAAGGGAGAAGAGGTCAAATTCTTCTAA
- a CDS encoding nucleotide pyrophosphohydrolase yields the protein MRLDEAQKEVDNWIKTYGVRYFSELTNMAVLTEEVGELARVIARKYGDQSFKKGEECNLADEMADVLWVLICLANQTGVDLTEAFRKNLEKKTKRDNERHINNPKLTSNGK from the coding sequence ATGAGACTGGATGAAGCGCAAAAAGAGGTCGATAACTGGATAAAAACATACGGAGTCCGCTACTTTAGCGAGCTAACCAATATGGCGGTTTTAACCGAAGAGGTGGGCGAACTGGCACGGGTCATAGCACGTAAATACGGGGATCAATCATTCAAGAAAGGCGAAGAGTGCAATCTGGCCGACGAAATGGCGGATGTGCTCTGGGTGCTGATCTGCCTGGCGAATCAGACAGGCGTCGACCTGACCGAGGCTTTCCGGAAGAACCTCGAAAAAAAGACAAAGAGAGATAACGAAAGGCATATAAACAATCCTAAACTGACAAGTAATGGAAAATAA
- the dtd gene encoding D-aminoacyl-tRNA deacylase, with protein MRAVIQRVSHASVTINGTCKSAIKEGLLVLAGFEEADGQEDIEWLCKKIVNLRIFDDENGVMNKSIVDIDGEILVISQFTLHASTKKGNRPSYIKAAKPEISIPLYETFCEELSFALGKEVGTGEFGADMKVELLNNGPVTICFDTKNKE; from the coding sequence ATGAGAGCTGTAATACAACGGGTCAGCCATGCCTCTGTGACCATAAACGGGACTTGTAAATCCGCAATTAAGGAAGGATTGCTTGTGCTGGCAGGGTTCGAGGAAGCCGACGGACAAGAGGACATTGAATGGCTGTGCAAAAAGATCGTCAATCTGCGAATTTTTGACGACGAAAACGGAGTAATGAACAAGTCGATAGTTGATATAGACGGAGAGATTCTTGTAATTAGTCAGTTTACACTCCACGCATCAACTAAGAAAGGGAACCGTCCATCATACATCAAGGCAGCGAAACCGGAAATATCCATCCCCCTATACGAGACGTTCTGCGAGGAACTGAGTTTCGCCCTAGGAAAAGAGGTGGGAACCGGAGAATTCGGCGCCGACATGAAAGTGGAACTATTGAATAACGGACCCGTAACCATCTGTTTTGACACTAAAAACAAGGAATAA
- the uvrC gene encoding excinuclease ABC subunit UvrC → MDAQELKTSEYLKGIVLNLPEGPGVYQYLDSHGTIIYVGKAKNLKRRVYSYFSKEHEPGKTRVLVSKIADIRYIVVNTEEDALLLENNLIKKYRPRYNVLLKDDKTYPSICVSNEYFPRVFKTRRIIRDGSTYYGPYSHVPSMNALLDLIKHLYPIRSCHLNLTPENIRAGKFKVCLEYHIKNCAGPCVGLFTHEEYLKNIAEVKEILKGNTQEISKALYQKMQELAMELRFEEAQAVKEKFELIENFRAKSEVVSNVLHNIDVFSIADDEKSAFINYLHITNGSINQAFTFEYKKKLDETPEELLSLGIVEMRERYKSHSKEIIVPFELEMELNDVTFTVPQRGDKKKLLDLSLMNVKQYKVDRLKQAEKLNPEQRSMRILKRMQSDFHLKELPMHIECFDNSNIQGAYPVSSCVVFKKAKPSKKDYRHFNIKTVEGPNDFASMEEVVYRRYKRLLDEEQPLPQLVIVDGGKGQLSSAQKIFNELNLFGRVTLIGIAKRLEEIYFPDDPYPIYLDKNSETLKVIQHLRDEAHRFGITFHRNKRSKGQTKSALDEIKGIGEKSKTALLKEFKSVKRIREASLEELTTVVGDAKAKIIQENLRK, encoded by the coding sequence ATGGATGCTCAGGAGCTGAAAACTTCGGAATATTTAAAGGGGATTGTACTCAATCTACCCGAAGGACCGGGCGTGTACCAGTATTTAGACTCTCACGGCACCATTATTTATGTAGGAAAAGCCAAAAACCTAAAAAGAAGGGTTTACTCCTACTTCAGTAAAGAACATGAACCCGGGAAAACAAGGGTTTTAGTCAGCAAGATTGCCGATATACGGTACATCGTAGTGAATACAGAAGAGGATGCCCTCTTGCTGGAAAACAATCTGATCAAGAAATACCGACCACGATATAACGTATTATTAAAGGACGACAAAACCTACCCTTCCATTTGCGTAAGCAATGAATACTTTCCGCGAGTATTTAAAACCAGAAGAATTATCCGGGATGGCTCTACTTACTATGGTCCATATAGCCATGTGCCATCAATGAATGCTTTGCTGGATCTTATAAAACACCTATACCCCATACGGAGCTGCCATCTAAACCTGACTCCGGAAAATATACGGGCCGGAAAATTCAAAGTTTGCCTGGAATACCACATAAAAAACTGTGCAGGTCCCTGCGTGGGACTCTTCACACACGAGGAATACCTTAAAAACATTGCCGAAGTAAAGGAAATCCTCAAAGGAAATACCCAGGAAATAAGCAAGGCGCTGTATCAGAAAATGCAGGAATTGGCAATGGAGCTCCGATTTGAAGAGGCGCAAGCTGTGAAGGAGAAATTTGAACTGATTGAGAATTTCCGGGCCAAATCAGAAGTCGTCAGCAACGTATTGCACAATATCGACGTATTTTCGATTGCTGACGATGAGAAATCGGCCTTTATCAACTACCTGCATATCACCAATGGCAGCATCAATCAGGCATTCACTTTTGAATACAAGAAAAAGCTGGATGAAACTCCGGAAGAATTGCTTTCTCTGGGTATTGTGGAGATGCGCGAACGCTACAAGAGCCATTCTAAAGAGATAATCGTTCCTTTTGAGCTCGAAATGGAGCTGAACGATGTAACATTCACAGTTCCACAGCGAGGGGACAAGAAAAAACTGCTGGATCTTTCGCTGATGAACGTAAAACAGTATAAGGTTGACCGACTGAAGCAGGCCGAAAAGCTGAATCCGGAGCAACGAAGCATGCGTATCCTGAAGCGAATGCAGAGCGATTTCCACCTGAAAGAGCTCCCTATGCACATCGAATGTTTCGATAACTCGAACATTCAGGGGGCATACCCGGTCTCTTCGTGCGTAGTATTTAAAAAGGCCAAACCATCGAAAAAGGACTATCGCCATTTTAATATAAAGACGGTAGAAGGACCAAACGACTTTGCATCCATGGAAGAGGTGGTTTACAGGCGATATAAGCGACTTTTGGACGAAGAACAGCCATTGCCGCAGCTGGTGATCGTTGACGGCGGTAAAGGGCAGCTGAGCTCGGCTCAGAAGATATTCAACGAGCTTAATCTGTTCGGTCGTGTAACACTGATTGGCATTGCCAAAAGACTCGAAGAGATCTATTTCCCCGATGATCCCTACCCCATTTACCTGGACAAGAACTCGGAAACCCTTAAGGTAATCCAGCATCTACGTGATGAAGCTCACCGTTTCGGCATTACATTCCATCGCAACAAGCGAAGCAAGGGACAGACAAAATCGGCCTTGGATGAAATAAAGGGCATCGGAGAGAAGAGCAAAACCGCATTATTGAAGGAGTTCAAGAGCGTGAAACGCATCCGAGAAGCTTCACTGGAAGAACTTACCACCGTTGTGGGCGACGCAAAAGCAAAAATTATTCAGGAGAATCTTCGTAAATAA
- a CDS encoding adenine phosphoribosyltransferase: protein MNKEKLIKSIRNVPDFPIPGIQFKDETTLFKDADCLKELSDELYEMYKDKGITKVAGIESRGFIMGPILAARLGAGFIPIRKPGKLPAATLEESYNKEYGTDTIQMHKDAITEDDVVLLHDDLLATGGTMKAAIKLTKRFNPKEIYVNFIIELLDLKGRAIFDEEDNVEVVLAL, encoded by the coding sequence ATGAACAAAGAAAAGCTTATCAAAAGCATTAGAAATGTACCCGACTTTCCGATACCCGGAATTCAGTTTAAAGATGAAACAACACTCTTCAAAGATGCCGATTGTTTGAAGGAACTTTCAGACGAGCTCTACGAAATGTACAAAGATAAAGGGATTACTAAGGTGGCAGGTATTGAATCACGCGGATTCATTATGGGACCGATTCTGGCAGCAAGATTAGGAGCAGGATTTATTCCAATCCGCAAACCAGGAAAACTACCAGCTGCGACTCTGGAAGAGAGCTATAATAAAGAGTACGGTACGGACACAATCCAAATGCACAAGGATGCCATCACTGAAGACGATGTGGTTTTGCTGCACGACGACCTGTTGGCAACCGGTGGAACCATGAAAGCCGCCATAAAATTAACCAAAAGATTTAATCCGAAAGAAATCTACGTTAATTTCATCATTGAGCTTTTAGACTTGAAAGGAAGAGCAATATTTGATGAAGAGGATAATGTAGAGGTTGTTCTGGCATTATAA
- the mnmG gene encoding tRNA uridine-5-carboxymethylaminomethyl(34) synthesis enzyme MnmG yields the protein MDFKYDVIVIGAGHAGCEAAAAAANLGSKTCLITMDMNKIAQMSCNPAVGGIAKGQIVREIDALGGYMGLVTDQTAIQFRMLNRSKGPAMWSPRAQCDRNKFIWAWREILENLPNLHIWQDTVKEIIVENGEITGLKTLMDVEFRAKTVILTAGTFLNGLMHIGKTQLPGGRMAEPASYLLTESIVQHGIKFDRMKTGTPVRIDGRSVNYDLMGIQDGENDFHKFSYMDTSIRHLKQLQCWTCYTNEEVHQILRDGLADSPLYNGQIQSIGPRYCPSIETKIVTFPDKDQHQLFLEPEGETTQEMYLNGFSSSLPLDIQIRALRKIPAFKDLVIYRPGYAIEYDFFDPTQLKHTLESKIIKNLFFAGQVNGTTGYEEAGGQGIIAGINAHLNCHGGEPFVLGRDEGYIGVLIDDLVTKGVDEPYRMFTSRAEYRILLRQDDADMRLTERSYQIGLAKRDRFDLLIEKRDEIHRVVDFARKHSVKVGPINDWLEAVGTTPLKQGCKLIDLINRPQITLDNISEAVPSFKEELDKIVERKEEIKEAAEILIKYEGYINRERMIADKIERLETIKIKGKFDYNSINSISTEARQKLIKIDPETIAQASRIPGISPSDINVLLVLLRK from the coding sequence ATGGATTTTAAGTACGACGTAATTGTAATCGGAGCTGGTCACGCCGGTTGTGAAGCTGCTGCCGCTGCTGCCAACCTGGGGTCGAAGACCTGTCTCATTACAATGGATATGAATAAAATTGCTCAGATGAGCTGCAATCCTGCAGTCGGTGGTATTGCCAAAGGACAGATAGTTCGGGAAATTGATGCTTTGGGTGGTTACATGGGATTGGTGACAGACCAAACTGCCATTCAGTTCCGCATGCTTAACCGTTCGAAAGGACCTGCGATGTGGAGCCCCCGCGCTCAGTGCGACCGAAACAAGTTTATCTGGGCTTGGAGGGAAATACTCGAAAATCTGCCAAATCTCCATATCTGGCAGGACACAGTAAAGGAAATAATCGTTGAAAACGGAGAAATTACAGGATTAAAAACGCTTATGGATGTGGAGTTCCGGGCAAAGACTGTGATTCTGACAGCCGGCACATTCCTGAACGGACTGATGCATATCGGAAAAACCCAACTTCCGGGAGGAAGAATGGCTGAGCCGGCATCTTACCTTTTAACCGAATCCATCGTTCAACACGGAATCAAGTTCGACCGAATGAAAACCGGAACACCGGTACGCATTGACGGGCGTAGCGTGAATTACGATTTAATGGGAATACAGGATGGAGAAAATGATTTCCATAAATTCTCCTACATGGATACAAGTATCCGCCATCTGAAACAGTTGCAATGCTGGACCTGTTATACCAATGAAGAGGTGCACCAGATACTCCGCGACGGACTTGCGGACTCTCCCCTTTACAACGGACAAATCCAGAGCATAGGACCAAGATATTGCCCCAGTATTGAAACCAAGATCGTAACTTTCCCGGATAAGGACCAACATCAGCTGTTCCTAGAACCGGAAGGAGAAACAACTCAGGAGATGTACCTCAACGGATTCTCCTCTTCACTCCCACTCGACATTCAAATCCGGGCTTTAAGGAAAATACCGGCATTTAAGGATCTGGTTATTTACCGTCCTGGATATGCTATTGAATATGACTTTTTCGACCCAACACAATTAAAACACACGTTGGAATCGAAGATAATTAAAAATCTATTCTTTGCAGGACAGGTAAACGGAACCACCGGATACGAAGAGGCGGGCGGACAAGGCATCATCGCAGGAATCAACGCGCACTTAAACTGTCACGGTGGAGAGCCTTTCGTGTTGGGCCGTGATGAAGGGTATATCGGCGTTTTAATCGATGACTTGGTAACAAAAGGTGTTGACGAGCCTTACAGGATGTTTACCTCACGCGCCGAATACCGGATATTGCTGCGTCAGGACGATGCAGATATGCGCCTGACCGAAAGATCGTATCAGATAGGATTGGCTAAAAGAGACCGTTTCGACCTTTTGATCGAGAAAAGAGACGAGATTCATCGCGTTGTGGATTTCGCGCGCAAGCATTCTGTTAAAGTAGGTCCAATCAACGATTGGTTGGAAGCAGTTGGAACTACCCCGCTAAAGCAAGGGTGCAAGCTGATAGATCTGATCAATAGGCCACAAATCACACTGGACAACATTTCGGAAGCAGTTCCCTCCTTCAAGGAAGAACTCGATAAAATCGTCGAAAGAAAGGAAGAGATCAAAGAAGCCGCTGAAATATTAATCAAGTACGAAGGATACATCAATCGCGAAAGAATGATTGCCGATAAAATCGAGCGTCTTGAAACAATCAAAATCAAAGGCAAGTTTGACTACAATTCAATCAATTCGATTTCAACCGAAGCAAGACAAAAGCTCATCAAGATTGATCCGGAAACCATCGCGCAAGCGAGCCGGATTCCGGGCATCTCACCAAGCGATATAAACGTATTGCTGGTGCTTTTAAGGAAATAA
- the ybeY gene encoding rRNA maturation RNase YbeY, whose protein sequence is MAISYQTDGIKMPAIKKRETTAWIKQVAATYEKKIGEIAYIFCSDEKILEVNREYLQHDYYTDIITFDYCEGNIISGDIFISLDTVKSNSEQFNTAYDEELHRTIIHGILHLCGIDDKGEGEREIMEAAENKALALKSN, encoded by the coding sequence ATGGCTATAAGTTATCAGACCGACGGGATAAAAATGCCCGCCATTAAAAAAAGAGAGACCACCGCATGGATTAAGCAAGTGGCAGCAACATACGAAAAGAAAATTGGGGAGATAGCCTATATTTTCTGTTCAGACGAAAAGATTCTGGAGGTAAACCGTGAATACCTGCAGCACGATTATTACACGGATATTATCACCTTCGATTATTGTGAAGGAAATATCATCTCGGGAGACATATTCATCAGCCTGGATACGGTAAAAAGCAACTCGGAACAGTTTAACACTGCATATGACGAGGAACTACACCGCACCATTATCCACGGAATTCTTCACTTGTGCGGCATTGACGACAAAGGAGAAGGGGAACGGGAGATTATGGAGGCTGCGGAAAACAAGGCGCTTGCGCTGAAAAGCAACTAA
- a CDS encoding nucleoside recognition domain-containing protein: protein MVLNYIWIAFFIIAFVVALVKLIFFGDTQVFTDIMNSTFSSSKTAFDISLGLTGILSLWLGIMKIGEQGGLINVLSRWLSPLFCKLFPGIPKGHPAMGAMFMNISANMLGLDNAATPLGLKAMKELQELNPDKKTASNPMIMFLVINTAGLTLIPVSIMVYRAQLGAAQPTDIFVPIMISTFSAAIVGVIAASLFQGINLFNKTILAFIGAISAFIGGVIFLFSVLPKEVMGTYSTVFANIFLFSVILIFLYSGIRKKINVYETFVEGAKEGFSTAVRIIPYLVAILVGVAVFRASGAMDFIIQGIEYVFKLSGMDTSFVGGLPVALMKPLSGSGARGLMVDAMTTYGADSFVGRLSCIFQGSTDTTFYVLAVYFGSVGIRKTRHAVTCGLIADLAGVITAISVCYLFFH from the coding sequence ATGGTATTAAATTATATCTGGATCGCATTCTTTATCATTGCCTTTGTTGTAGCATTAGTGAAATTAATCTTCTTTGGAGATACACAGGTTTTTACCGACATCATGAATTCAACCTTCAGTTCGTCAAAAACAGCTTTCGATATTTCTCTGGGGTTGACAGGTATTCTTTCTCTCTGGCTTGGAATTATGAAAATCGGAGAACAAGGAGGGCTGATCAATGTTCTTTCGAGATGGCTAAGTCCGCTATTCTGCAAACTATTCCCCGGAATACCTAAAGGACACCCGGCAATGGGGGCCATGTTCATGAACATCTCTGCCAATATGCTTGGACTCGACAATGCTGCTACTCCATTAGGCCTGAAAGCTATGAAAGAGTTGCAAGAGCTGAATCCTGATAAGAAAACAGCCAGTAACCCCATGATCATGTTTCTGGTGATAAATACCGCCGGACTTACTTTGATTCCGGTCAGCATTATGGTTTACAGGGCACAATTGGGAGCCGCACAGCCAACCGATATTTTTGTGCCGATTATGATTTCCACTTTTAGTGCTGCCATTGTAGGTGTAATAGCCGCAAGCCTCTTTCAGGGAATTAATCTATTCAATAAAACAATCCTGGCTTTCATTGGCGCAATTAGTGCTTTTATCGGTGGGGTAATCTTTCTGTTCAGCGTACTTCCTAAAGAAGTGATGGGCACCTACTCTACTGTTTTTGCAAATATATTCCTCTTTTCGGTAATTCTCATTTTCTTATATTCGGGAATCAGAAAGAAAATCAATGTGTACGAAACCTTTGTGGAAGGTGCTAAGGAGGGATTCTCGACAGCTGTGAGAATCATTCCCTACTTGGTGGCTATCCTGGTAGGAGTTGCCGTATTCAGGGCTTCGGGAGCTATGGACTTTATTATTCAGGGTATAGAATATGTATTTAAGCTAAGCGGTATGGACACTAGTTTTGTTGGCGGACTTCCCGTTGCACTGATGAAACCTTTGAGCGGAAGTGGCGCGCGAGGACTGATGGTAGATGCCATGACCACATACGGCGCCGATTCGTTTGTAGGCCGCCTGTCATGTATCTTCCAGGGTTCTACTGACACAACCTTCTATGTACTGGCTGTATACTTTGGAAGCGTGGGAATCAGGAAAACACGCCATGCTGTTACTTGTGGATTGATTGCCGACCTTGCCGGTGTTATTACAGCGATTTCTGTTTGTTATTTATTCTTTCATTAA
- a CDS encoding helix-turn-helix domain-containing protein has product MSNLFKLFVSQLNLLKEKGTLQSVVNKDGDSSEIDPNHEMKIYQEVLYNMDSKKIYLDSSLSLVKLSSMVGTNTTYLSNSINKNFGCNFKTLINRYRVEYCKTMLGSNPLSVPIKEIARNCGFSSVSAFYASFKKLTGISPVQYRMLMIYRNELNKVDPGSDAESY; this is encoded by the coding sequence ATGTCTAATCTGTTTAAACTATTTGTATCACAACTAAATCTTCTAAAGGAGAAAGGGACTCTGCAATCGGTTGTGAATAAGGATGGCGATTCTTCAGAAATCGATCCTAATCATGAGATGAAAATTTATCAGGAGGTCCTTTATAACATGGATTCTAAAAAAATCTATCTGGACTCATCTCTGTCTCTTGTAAAGCTTAGTTCTATGGTTGGAACCAATACCACTTATTTGTCTAATTCAATCAACAAAAATTTTGGTTGCAATTTTAAAACCCTAATAAATCGTTACCGGGTTGAATATTGCAAAACAATGTTGGGATCTAACCCGCTATCGGTGCCGATCAAGGAGATTGCCAGAAATTGTGGTTTCTCTTCAGTCAGTGCTTTCTATGCTTCATTTAAGAAGCTAACAGGGATTTCGCCGGTGCAGTACAGAATGTTGATGATATACAGGAACGAATTGAATAAAGTAGATCCTGGATCAGATGCAGAATCTTATTGA
- a CDS encoding DNA alkylation repair protein, with the protein MNAIEVKIELEKHANEQKRDFLPVFFKTGKGQYGEGDRFMGVVVPDIRLVAKIFKTLPFDEIALLLKSEYHECRMCALLILVEGFKKGSEEERTRIYHFYLSSTSRINNWDLVDLSAPQIVGGYLINRSREELYRLASSSLLWDQRIAMLATLTFIRNNEFTDTIRLAEMMLHHPHDLMHKAVGWMLREAGKRKKEVLVEFLEKHHKEMPRTMLRYSIEKLSEQERKYYMKR; encoded by the coding sequence ATGAATGCAATCGAAGTAAAAATAGAGCTGGAAAAGCATGCAAACGAGCAGAAAAGGGATTTTCTGCCTGTTTTCTTCAAGACCGGAAAAGGACAATATGGCGAAGGAGACCGTTTTATGGGGGTCGTAGTGCCTGATATTCGTCTGGTGGCTAAAATATTCAAGACGTTGCCGTTCGATGAAATAGCCCTGTTGCTTAAATCCGAATACCATGAGTGCCGCATGTGCGCTCTCCTGATTTTGGTGGAAGGCTTCAAGAAAGGGAGCGAAGAGGAGAGAACAAGGATTTATCATTTTTACTTATCGAGCACCTCCAGGATAAACAACTGGGATTTGGTAGACCTTAGTGCCCCCCAAATAGTAGGCGGTTATCTCATAAACCGTTCGCGTGAGGAGTTGTATAGACTGGCTTCCAGCTCACTTTTATGGGATCAGCGCATTGCCATGCTGGCAACTCTGACATTTATCAGGAACAATGAATTTACCGATACCATCAGGCTTGCAGAGATGATGCTGCACCATCCTCACGATTTAATGCACAAGGCCGTCGGCTGGATGCTGCGCGAGGCTGGAAAACGTAAGAAAGAGGTATTGGTTGAGTTTCTGGAAAAGCATCACAAAGAGATGCCGCGTACCATGTTGCGCTATTCCATCGAGAAATTAAGCGAACAAGAGAGAAAGTATTATATGAAAAGGTAA